TTCCGCAACAGTGATGCCACGCTGATTCGCCCAACATTTCAGGGCACAATCCAGCGGTCTGCCGGAAATCCGTCAGCCCGCGCGGCGCCTGCCGCAAATGCGCGATTCCCTCAAGAAATCGCCGCGGTACGGCCTTTGATGACCGGGGAAGCATGCAGATGGGGACTGCACTGACAACCGCGCAACTGGTCCGGATTTTCGACCGGCCGGGGCCGCGCTATACCTCGTATCCGACGGCCGTGGAATTCACCGGCGAGTTCGGCGAACGGGACTACCTGGGCAGGCTCGACGAGGCGGCCGCGGCAGTCGGCGAGCCGCTTTCGCTCTACGTGCACCTGCCGTTCTGCCAGGCGCGCTGCTCGTTCTGCGGCTGTTCGGTCATCATCACGGAAAAGCGGGACGTGGCCGCCCGCTACCTCGAGTACCTGCACCGCGAGCTCGAGATGGTGGCGGCGCGCCTGCGCGGGCGGCGCCGCGTCGTGCAGTACCACTGGGGCGGCGGCACGCCGACCTACCTCGAGCCGGCGCAGATGGAAGCGCTCCAGGCGCAGGTCGTCCGGCACTTCGATATCGCCGCTGACGCCGAGCAGGCCATTGAAGTCGACCCCCGCGTCACGACGCGCGCGCACCTCGACACGCTGCGCCGCCTCGGCTTCAACCGGCTGTCGGTGGGCGTGCAGGACTTTTCGCCGATCGTGCAGGACGCGATCAACCGCCACCAGACCGAGGAAGCGACGCGCGAGCTGTACGCGGCGGCGCGCGCTGCCGGGTTTCAGTCAATCAACTTCGATCTCGTGTACGGGCTGCCGCAGCAGACCGCGGAGAGCTTCACGCGCACGTTGGAGTCGGTCGCCGAGCTGAGGCCCGATCGTCTCGCGGTGTACTCCTACGCCCACGTGCCCTGGATCAAAGGCAACCAGAAGCGGATCGAGCTGAAAGACCTTCCGCCCGCCGAGATGAAATTCGAGCTGTTCTCGGCCGCCCTGGAGACGTTCGTCGGGGCGGGGTATCGGCAGGTCGGCATGGATCACTTCGCGGTGCCGGACGACGAGCTGGCGCTCGCGGCCGAGGGACGCGTGCTGCATCGCAACTTCATGGGCTACACGACGCGCCCGGCGCCGGATCAAATCGGCGTAGGCGTGACGTCGATCGGCGACGTGCGCGGCGCCTACGCGCAGAACACGAAGAAGCTCAGCACGTACTACGCGTGCATCGACAATGGCCGGCTGCCCATCGAGAAGGGGCTGGTCCTCACCGCCGAAGACCGGCTGCGGCGGCATGTCATCACGCAGCTGATGTGCAACTTCCTGGCGGACGCCCGCGAGACCGAGCGGCGGTATGGCATCCGCTTCGACGAGCACTTCGCGGGTGAGCTTGCGGTGCTGCGGGCCGATGGGGGGCCGGCCACCTACGGCTTCGTGCGGGTCGCGGCGGAGGGGGTCGAAGTCCTCCCGCCGGGGCGCCGCTTCGTGCGCAACGTCTGCATGGCATTCGACGCCTACCTGGGGCGGCACGCCGCGAAGCCCGTTTTCTCACGCACGGTCTAGGAGCCGCGATGCCGGAGACGATCGGAGTCGTACTGTTCAACATGGGCGGACCGGAAAACCTCGACGCCGTCGAGCCCTTCCTGGTCAACGTCTTTTCGGATCGCGCCATTATCGAGCTGCCCCTGGGCGCCGTCGTGCAGCCGATCTTCGCGCGCGTCATCGCCCGGGCGCGCCGCGGATCGGTGCGCCGCAACTACGAGGGCATCGGCGGCGGGTCGCCGCAGCTGCCGCTGACGCGCGCGCAGGCGGAGGCGCTCGAGGAGCGGCTGAATAGGTCGGATAAGTGGGACAGTCACACTTATCCTCGTCATGCTGCGGATAAGTGTGACTGTCCCACTTATTCCGTCTTCACGGCGTTTCGCTACACGCGCCCGTCGGCGGCCGACACGCTCGAGGCGATGGCCGGCCGCGGCATCCACCGCGTCATCACTGTCCCGCTCTATCCGCACTACTCGCGCGCGACGACCGGCTCGTCGCAGGCGGATTTCGATCGCGCGCTGACAGACACGCGCTGGCGGCGCCACGGGTTTGACGTCACGCACGTCCACAGCTACCCGGACGACCCGCTGTACCTCGAGGCGTTCGCGTCGCGAATCCGCGAGGCGTACGACGCCATGACGCCCGAGGGGCGGCGCGACGGCGTCATCCTGTTCAGCGCGCACGGCCTCCCGCAGAAGTTCGTGGACTCGGGCGATCCGTACGTGACGCACATCGAGGCGACGCGGCAGGGGCTCCTCGATCGGCTCCGGCTCCCCAACCGGCAGGTGCTCGCCTACCAGTCGCGCACCGGCCCGGTTCGCTGGATCGGGCCCGGCACCGAGGAAACGATTGAAGAACTGGCGGCGGCCGGCGTGAAGCACCTGCTGGTGGTGCCGCTGTCGTTCGTCTCGGATCACATCGAGACGCTGTATGAAATCGACCAGCTGTTCGGGGAAGCGGCGCGCAAGGCTGGCATCATCGAGTACCGCCGGCCCGAGGCGCTCAACACGCACCCGCAGTTCATCGAGTCGCTGGCCCGGCAGGTCGAACGCGTCGCGGCGGCGCAACGGGTGGCGGCCGCGCAGTAGGCGGGTCCTCAACGCATGAAGAAGGTTGTCATCGCGGGCGGCGGCATCGCCGGCCTTTCGCTCGGATTCGCGCTCCAGCAGCGGCACGTGGACGTTGCGGTCCTCGAACGTGCCGACCGCCCGGGCGGGAACATCCGCACGGCGAACATCGACGGATTTCTCTGCGAGTGGGGACCGAACGGGTTCCTCGACAACGCTCCGGAAACCCTCCGCCTCGTTGAAGCGCTCGGCCTGACTGGCCGGGTGGTCCGCAGCTCCGACGCCGCCAGGCGGCGCTTCATCTACCGCGGGGGAGGGCTCCACGAGGTGCCCATGGGCCCCGGTGCCTTTCTCACGAGCGGGTTGTTGTCGCTCCGCGGCAAGCTGCGGATCGCGGCCGAACCCTGGGCAAAGCCCGCCCCGGGCGGCGACGAAACGATCTACGCCTTCGCCGCGCGCCGCATCGGTTCGGAAGCGGCGTCCGTCATGGTGGACCCGATGGTGTCCGGCATCTTTGCCGGCAACGCCCGCGAGCTGTCGCTCGCGGCCTGCTTCGCGAAGATGGTGGAAATGGAGTCCCAATATGGCGGGCTCTTCAGGGCGCTCCTCGCGAAACGGCGCGAAGCCGCGGGCCGGAAGCGGGAGGGCGGCATCGACGTCGGTCCCACGGGCACGCTCACCTCGTTTGTCGGCGGCACGCAGGATCTCATCGACGCGCTGGCGGCGCGCCTCGGCCCGGCGCTCAGCCTCAATACCGAAGTCACCGGCCTCTCGCGCGGCGCCTCTGGCTGGGACGTGGCGACCTCCCGCGGGCCGATCGCGGCGAGCGCCGTCGTGCTGGCCGGCGCGGCCGGCGTCAGCGCGAATCTGGTCCAGCCGCTCTCATACGGGCTCTCAGCCACGCTCCGGCAGATTCCGAGCGCGCCGCTGGCTGTCGTGTGCCTCGGGTACGACGAGGCCGACCTGACCCGCACGCGCGGGCCGCTGGACGGATTCGGGTTCCTCGTGCCCAGGGGCGAAGGGCTCCGCATCCTCGGCGCGCTGTGGGACTCGAGCGTGTATCCCCACCGCGCGCCCGAGGGGCGCGCGCTGATCCGCGTGATGATTGGCGGCGCCAGCGATCCGCAGATCCTGTCGCTCTCCGACGACGAGCTGCTGCAGACGGCGCGGGACGACCTGCGGCGCGCGATGAACCTGTCCGTGCAGCCGGTGCTCGCACGGGTGATTCGACACCCGCTCGGTATTCCGCAGTACACTGTGGGCCATCTCGATCGCCTGGCCGAGATCGACCGCCGCCTCGCCGCGTGGCCCGGCCTGTTTCTCGGCGGCAACGCCTACCGCGGGCCCTCCATCAACGCATGCATCGCCGATGCGGACCGGCTCGCCGACGCCGTCACGGCGCGCGTCCATCCGACCGAGACCACGGCTACCGAGGTTGTTTCATGACGGATGCGATATACGCGGCGCGGTTCCAGTTCGCCTTCACGATCATGTTTCACTACCTGTTCCCCGTCCTCACGATGGGGCTGGGCGTGCTGATCGCGGTGCTCAAGACGCTGCAGATCGTCAAGGCACGTGACGAGTACGGCGACGCGGCGCGGTTCTGGGCGCGCATCTTCGCCATCACGTTTGCGGCGGGTGTGGTCACCGGCATCCCGATGGAATTCCAGTTCGGCACGAACTGGGCGCGTTTCTCCCGGTACGCGGGGCCCGTCGTGGGGCAGACGCTGTTCATGGAGGGCGTGTTCGCGTTTTTCGCGGAGTCGGCGTTCCTGGGCGTGTTCCTGTTCGGCGAGCGCCGCGTCAACCCCCTTCTGCACTGGCTCGCGGCCGTGATGGTCGGCCTCGGCGCCGTCGTCTCCGGCTATTTCATCGTCGCGACCAACGCGTGGATGCAGAACCCGGTCGGCTACCAGATCGTCAACGGCCGTGCCGAGCTGACGAGCCTCTGGGCGCTGCTCGGCAACCCCTACGTGCGGTGGATGTATCCGCACGTGATTTCCGGATCGATGATCACCGGATCGATGGTGATGGCGGGCGTCGGTTCCTACTACCTGCTCTCGCGCCGCGAGCCGGAGCTGGGCCGCCTGTCGGTACGCCTCGGCGTCACGACCGGCCTGATCTTCGCGCTCGTGTCGCTCTTCCCCACCGGGTCGCTGCACGGGGAAAACGTGGCGCGGTATCAGCCCGTGAAGATGGCGGCCATGGAAGGCGTGTTCGAAACGCAGGAAGGGGCGCCGCTCGCCATCATCGGCATGCCGGACACGGAAAGGCGGGAACTGCTCGATCCGATCTTCGTCCCGAAGATGCTCAGCTACCTGGCCTATGGCGATTTCCGCGCCAAGGTCGTGGGTCTCAACGACATCCCGGACGATCGCCAGCCGCCGGTGGAGCTCGTGTATTACGCGTACCACATCATGGTGGGGCTCGGCACGATCTTCATCGCCGTGCTTGGCGTCGCCGCGCTGCTGCTCTGGCGCGGTACGCTCTTCACCAACAGGCTGTGGCTGTGGGTCCTGATGCTGGCAATGCCATTCCCATACGTTGCGAACCACGCGGGCTGGATCGTGGGCGAGGTCGGCCGGCAGCCCTGGGTCGTCTACGGGTTGCAGCGGACGGCCGAAGCCACCTCCACGAACGTCAGCGGGGGGATGACCGTCTTCACGCTGCTCGGCTTCATGGGGCTGTACCTGCTGCTGGGCCTCTTATACGTGTTCCTGTTCCTCAAGATCGTTCACCAGGGATCACGGCATGGGCACGCCTGAGATTTGGTAATTTGGTGATTTGGTGATTCACGAACTCTGGTTTGTCGTCCTCGCCTTCATGCTTACCGGCTATGCCGTGCTCGACGGCTTCGACCTTGGCGTCGGCGCGCTGCACCTTTTCGTCGGGCGGAACGCGAGCGAGCGTGGACGCGCGATCGACACGATTGGCCCGGTCTGGAACGGCAACGAGGTCTGGCTGCTCGCGGCGGGCGGATCCATGGTTGTCGCCTTTCCGGCCGTGTATGCCGCCAGCTTCAGCGGCTTCTACCTGGCGTTGATGGTGGTGCTCTGGCTGCTGCTCCTGCGCGGGATCAGCATCGAGTTCCGCCACCAGGTGGACAGCCCGCTCTGGCACGAGGTGTGGGACGTGGTGTTCTGCGGCGCGAGCGCGCTGCTCGCCGTGCTGTTCGGCGTGGCGGTCGGCAACGTGCTGCGCGGCGTGCCGCTCGACGCACGCGGGGAGTTCCAGGGCTCGTTCGCGCTCATGCTGAACCCGTTCGCCGTGCTCGGCGGCGTGCTGTCGCTCGCCACGTTGTCGCTCCACGGCGCGGCGTGGCTCGCGCACAAGACCGACGGCCAGCTCCAGCCGCGCGCCCGCCGGCTGGTGGGATGGATGTGGTGGGTCGTCCTCGCGCTGCTCGCCGCGATGGTGGCCGCGTCATTCGTCGTGCGGCCGGATTTCACGACGAACTTCACGCGATGGCCGGTGCTGCTGGCCTTCCCGCTCATCGGTCTGGGAGGCGCCGCGTACCTGCGCCGCGCCTGGGCGCGCCACGACAACCGCGGGGCGTTTCTCGGCAGCGCCACGCTCATCGCCGGCACCCTCGCATCGGCGGCCGCCGGCCTGTTTCCGCACCTGCTCCCCGCGTTGCCCGGCTCTTCCCACCCTGGGCTCGACATCTACAACGCGTCCTCGCCGGCTGGCTCCATGCGCATCGCGCTGGGCATCTACCTGTTCGGCATGACGCTGGTCACTGTCTACCTGGTGAACATC
This portion of the Acidobacteriota bacterium genome encodes:
- the hemN gene encoding oxygen-independent coproporphyrinogen III oxidase, which codes for MQMGTALTTAQLVRIFDRPGPRYTSYPTAVEFTGEFGERDYLGRLDEAAAAVGEPLSLYVHLPFCQARCSFCGCSVIITEKRDVAARYLEYLHRELEMVAARLRGRRRVVQYHWGGGTPTYLEPAQMEALQAQVVRHFDIAADAEQAIEVDPRVTTRAHLDTLRRLGFNRLSVGVQDFSPIVQDAINRHQTEEATRELYAAARAAGFQSINFDLVYGLPQQTAESFTRTLESVAELRPDRLAVYSYAHVPWIKGNQKRIELKDLPPAEMKFELFSAALETFVGAGYRQVGMDHFAVPDDELALAAEGRVLHRNFMGYTTRPAPDQIGVGVTSIGDVRGAYAQNTKKLSTYYACIDNGRLPIEKGLVLTAEDRLRRHVITQLMCNFLADARETERRYGIRFDEHFAGELAVLRADGGPATYGFVRVAAEGVEVLPPGRRFVRNVCMAFDAYLGRHAAKPVFSRTV
- the hemH gene encoding ferrochelatase, with the translated sequence MPETIGVVLFNMGGPENLDAVEPFLVNVFSDRAIIELPLGAVVQPIFARVIARARRGSVRRNYEGIGGGSPQLPLTRAQAEALEERLNRSDKWDSHTYPRHAADKCDCPTYSVFTAFRYTRPSAADTLEAMAGRGIHRVITVPLYPHYSRATTGSSQADFDRALTDTRWRRHGFDVTHVHSYPDDPLYLEAFASRIREAYDAMTPEGRRDGVILFSAHGLPQKFVDSGDPYVTHIEATRQGLLDRLRLPNRQVLAYQSRTGPVRWIGPGTEETIEELAAAGVKHLLVVPLSFVSDHIETLYEIDQLFGEAARKAGIIEYRRPEALNTHPQFIESLARQVERVAAAQRVAAAQ
- the hemG gene encoding protoporphyrinogen oxidase encodes the protein MKKVVIAGGGIAGLSLGFALQQRHVDVAVLERADRPGGNIRTANIDGFLCEWGPNGFLDNAPETLRLVEALGLTGRVVRSSDAARRRFIYRGGGLHEVPMGPGAFLTSGLLSLRGKLRIAAEPWAKPAPGGDETIYAFAARRIGSEAASVMVDPMVSGIFAGNARELSLAACFAKMVEMESQYGGLFRALLAKRREAAGRKREGGIDVGPTGTLTSFVGGTQDLIDALAARLGPALSLNTEVTGLSRGASGWDVATSRGPIAASAVVLAGAAGVSANLVQPLSYGLSATLRQIPSAPLAVVCLGYDEADLTRTRGPLDGFGFLVPRGEGLRILGALWDSSVYPHRAPEGRALIRVMIGGASDPQILSLSDDELLQTARDDLRRAMNLSVQPVLARVIRHPLGIPQYTVGHLDRLAEIDRRLAAWPGLFLGGNAYRGPSINACIADADRLADAVTARVHPTETTATEVVS
- a CDS encoding cytochrome ubiquinol oxidase subunit I; this translates as MTDAIYAARFQFAFTIMFHYLFPVLTMGLGVLIAVLKTLQIVKARDEYGDAARFWARIFAITFAAGVVTGIPMEFQFGTNWARFSRYAGPVVGQTLFMEGVFAFFAESAFLGVFLFGERRVNPLLHWLAAVMVGLGAVVSGYFIVATNAWMQNPVGYQIVNGRAELTSLWALLGNPYVRWMYPHVISGSMITGSMVMAGVGSYYLLSRREPELGRLSVRLGVTTGLIFALVSLFPTGSLHGENVARYQPVKMAAMEGVFETQEGAPLAIIGMPDTERRELLDPIFVPKMLSYLAYGDFRAKVVGLNDIPDDRQPPVELVYYAYHIMVGLGTIFIAVLGVAALLLWRGTLFTNRLWLWVLMLAMPFPYVANHAGWIVGEVGRQPWVVYGLQRTAEATSTNVSGGMTVFTLLGFMGLYLLLGLLYVFLFLKIVHQGSRHGHA
- the cydB gene encoding cytochrome d ubiquinol oxidase subunit II produces the protein MVIHELWFVVLAFMLTGYAVLDGFDLGVGALHLFVGRNASERGRAIDTIGPVWNGNEVWLLAAGGSMVVAFPAVYAASFSGFYLALMVVLWLLLLRGISIEFRHQVDSPLWHEVWDVVFCGASALLAVLFGVAVGNVLRGVPLDARGEFQGSFALMLNPFAVLGGVLSLATLSLHGAAWLAHKTDGQLQPRARRLVGWMWWVVLALLAAMVAASFVVRPDFTTNFTRWPVLLAFPLIGLGGAAYLRRAWARHDNRGAFLGSATLIAGTLASAAAGLFPHLLPALPGSSHPGLDIYNASSPAGSMRIALGIYLFGMTLVTVYLVNIYRIWKGKSQQYYI